The following coding sequences lie in one Saccharopolyspora hordei genomic window:
- a CDS encoding helix-turn-helix domain-containing protein, with the protein MKWNLRLVAAQRGIWKAAELQRLLAEHGLVVSAGKMSGLWSKTPASLKLSDLDIICSALGCQVGDLLVHEPVPSRSEVLRTAE; encoded by the coding sequence GTGAAGTGGAACCTGCGGTTGGTCGCGGCCCAGCGAGGGATCTGGAAGGCCGCCGAACTGCAACGACTGCTCGCCGAGCACGGTCTGGTCGTCTCGGCCGGGAAGATGTCCGGTTTGTGGTCGAAGACCCCGGCCAGTCTCAAGCTGTCCGATCTCGACATCATCTGCTCCGCGCTGGGGTGCCAAGTCGGGGACCTGCTGGTGCACGAACCCGTGCCCTCGAGGTCGGAGGTCCTGCGCACCGCGGAGTAG
- a CDS encoding 3-hydroxyacyl-CoA dehydrogenase, protein MQWAERVNVVRVIGTGVMGRGIAQIAAAAGLTVELADARPEAVAEAVDHIGRMFDKLAGKGRMTTEEAAAARDRLRPVDGPLAPTEADLVVEAVREDLDTKRELFAELEEVCPTSTVFATNTSSLQVTSIATALADPSRLAGLHFFNPVPLMRLVEVIPGARTAAWVPDALVALVRRLGHTPVRATDTPGFLVNHAGRGLVTEALQVLAEDVAGTADIDRVCRDVLGLRMGPFELMDLTGLDVTHPAMESIWRGYYGDPRLRPSPITRTRLEAGLLGRKTGEGFYTYADGAEQEDPEPQAPESVAHPVWSDDAELLAELAGAGVQVERGPEPSADAVVLVTPYGHSAASAARSAGLPVARACGVDPLSTATRAVLAVHPACDVAFARSAWAALAATGRKVTVVRDSPGSVAQRILAAIVNTSCFIAEQHLASPADIDTAVRIALGYPRGPLEWGQHVGPRRVLTILRALHSATGDPRYRPSRWLVERAELGLELTETGTSPRDLYA, encoded by the coding sequence ATGCAGTGGGCGGAGCGGGTCAACGTGGTCCGGGTGATCGGCACCGGCGTGATGGGGCGCGGCATCGCACAGATCGCGGCGGCAGCGGGCCTGACCGTCGAGCTCGCCGACGCCCGCCCCGAGGCCGTCGCCGAGGCGGTCGACCACATCGGCCGGATGTTCGACAAGCTGGCCGGCAAGGGCAGGATGACCACCGAGGAGGCCGCGGCCGCGCGGGACCGGCTGCGCCCGGTGGACGGCCCGCTGGCGCCCACCGAGGCCGACCTGGTGGTCGAGGCGGTGCGCGAGGACCTGGACACCAAGCGCGAGCTGTTCGCCGAGCTGGAGGAGGTCTGCCCGACCAGCACCGTGTTCGCCACCAACACCAGCTCGCTGCAGGTGACCTCCATCGCCACCGCGCTGGCCGACCCGAGCAGGCTCGCCGGACTGCACTTCTTCAACCCGGTGCCGCTGATGCGGCTGGTCGAGGTGATCCCCGGGGCCCGGACCGCGGCGTGGGTCCCCGACGCGCTGGTGGCGCTGGTGCGGCGCCTCGGCCACACCCCGGTGCGCGCCACCGACACCCCGGGCTTCCTGGTCAACCACGCCGGACGCGGGCTGGTCACCGAGGCGCTGCAGGTCCTGGCCGAGGACGTGGCCGGGACCGCCGACATCGACCGCGTCTGCCGTGACGTGCTGGGCCTGCGGATGGGCCCGTTCGAGCTGATGGACCTGACCGGGCTGGACGTCACGCACCCGGCGATGGAGAGCATCTGGCGCGGCTACTACGGCGACCCGCGGCTGCGCCCGTCGCCGATCACCCGCACCCGCCTGGAGGCCGGGCTGCTCGGCCGCAAGACGGGGGAGGGCTTCTACACCTACGCCGACGGTGCCGAGCAGGAGGACCCGGAACCGCAGGCGCCGGAGTCGGTGGCGCACCCGGTCTGGTCGGACGACGCCGAGCTGCTCGCGGAGCTGGCGGGCGCCGGCGTGCAGGTCGAGCGCGGCCCGGAGCCCTCCGCGGACGCGGTCGTGCTGGTCACGCCGTACGGGCACAGCGCGGCCAGCGCGGCGCGGTCGGCCGGTCTGCCGGTCGCCCGGGCGTGCGGTGTCGACCCGCTCAGCACCGCGACCCGCGCCGTGCTGGCGGTCCACCCGGCCTGCGACGTGGCGTTCGCGCGGTCGGCGTGGGCGGCGCTGGCCGCGACCGGGCGCAAGGTGACGGTGGTGCGCGACAGCCCCGGCTCGGTGGCGCAGCGGATCCTCGCCGCGATCGTCAACACCAGCTGCTTCATCGCCGAGCAGCACCTGGCCAGCCCGGCCGACATCGACACCGCGGTGCGCATCGCGCTGGGCTACCCGCGCGGCCCGCTGGAGTGGGGCCAGCACGTCGGCCCGCGCCGGGTGCTCACCATCTTGCGCGCCCTGCACTCGGCGACCGGCGATCCGCGCTACCGGCCCAGCCGGTGGCTGGTCGAGCGCGCCGAGCTGGGGCTGGAGCTCACCGAGACCGGCACCAGCCCGCGCGACCTGTACGCCTGA
- a CDS encoding COG4315 family predicted lipoprotein, which produces MLRSVRDRVGAPRSIGLVGCALFLTGACVPGGEEPAGSGVGTPPPPVTAPPVTGGAIMVRAQPVAGLGSVLAGPDGRSVYLFEEDRDGQPRCLDACAEDWPPLTTTDPPAAGPDVAPDLLGTVVRPDGATQVVYNGHPLYYYVGDDVPGQANGHGVLSSGGYWYAVSPAGEPLPTGG; this is translated from the coding sequence ATGCTCCGCTCCGTCCGAGACCGCGTGGGGGCACCGCGGAGCATCGGGCTGGTCGGGTGTGCGCTGTTCCTGACCGGCGCCTGCGTGCCCGGTGGTGAGGAACCCGCGGGCAGCGGGGTCGGCACCCCGCCACCACCGGTGACGGCGCCGCCCGTGACCGGCGGGGCGATCATGGTCCGGGCGCAGCCGGTGGCGGGCCTGGGGTCCGTGCTCGCCGGGCCGGACGGCCGGTCGGTGTACCTGTTCGAGGAGGACCGCGACGGGCAGCCCCGGTGCCTCGACGCCTGCGCGGAGGACTGGCCACCGCTGACCACGACGGACCCGCCCGCGGCGGGTCCGGACGTGGCCCCGGACCTGCTCGGCACCGTGGTGCGGCCGGACGGCGCGACCCAGGTCGTCTACAACGGACACCCGCTCTACTACTACGTCGGCGACGACGTGCCGGGCCAGGCCAACGGCCACGGGGTGCTCTCCAGCGGCGGCTACTGGTACGCCGTGTCGCCCGCGGGCGAACCCCTCCCGACCGGCGGATGA
- a CDS encoding acetyl-CoA C-acetyltransferase — protein sequence MREAVICEPLRTPIGRFGGVFKTVPAVDLASTVIKGLLERTGLDGGVIDEVILGHGYPTSDAPAIGRVAALDAGLPIEVGGTQVDRRCGSGLQAVLDAAMQVQTGVSDVVLAGGAESMSNAPFYTTEARWGIRGSGLELHDSLARGRVTAGGANHPVPGGMLETAENLRREYQVSRTEQDELAVRSQQRAGAAQSAGLFAEEIVPVTVRSRKGDTVVEVDEHPRPETTMDTLAALKPVLIKSDPEATVTAGNASGQNDAAAVCVVTTPERAAELGLRPLVRLVSWARAGVPPRTMGIGPVPATAKALQRAGISLADVDLIELNEAFAAQVLACTREWEFKPADFDRLNVNGSGISLGHPIGATGARILATLSREMHRRDARYGLETMCIGGGQGLAAVFERV from the coding sequence ATGCGCGAAGCGGTGATCTGCGAACCGCTGCGGACCCCGATCGGCCGGTTCGGTGGGGTGTTCAAGACCGTTCCCGCGGTCGACCTGGCCTCGACGGTGATCAAGGGACTGCTGGAGCGCACCGGGCTGGACGGCGGGGTGATCGACGAGGTGATCCTCGGCCACGGCTACCCCACCTCGGACGCCCCGGCGATCGGACGGGTCGCCGCGCTCGACGCGGGACTGCCCATCGAGGTCGGCGGCACGCAGGTGGACCGCCGCTGCGGGTCCGGGCTGCAAGCGGTCCTCGACGCCGCGATGCAGGTGCAGACCGGGGTCAGCGACGTGGTGCTGGCCGGTGGCGCGGAGAGCATGAGCAACGCGCCGTTCTACACCACCGAGGCCCGGTGGGGCATCCGCGGCAGCGGGCTGGAGCTGCACGACTCGCTGGCCCGCGGCCGGGTCACCGCCGGTGGCGCGAACCACCCGGTCCCCGGCGGGATGCTGGAGACGGCCGAGAACCTGCGCCGCGAGTACCAGGTCTCGCGCACCGAGCAGGACGAGCTGGCGGTGCGCTCGCAGCAGCGCGCGGGGGCGGCCCAGAGCGCCGGGCTGTTCGCCGAGGAGATCGTTCCGGTGACGGTGCGGTCCCGCAAGGGCGACACCGTGGTCGAGGTCGACGAGCACCCCCGCCCGGAGACCACGATGGACACCCTGGCGGCGCTGAAGCCCGTCCTCATCAAGTCGGACCCGGAAGCGACGGTCACCGCGGGCAACGCCAGCGGGCAGAACGACGCGGCGGCGGTCTGCGTGGTGACCACGCCGGAGCGCGCCGCCGAACTGGGCCTGCGGCCGCTGGTGCGCCTGGTGTCGTGGGCGCGCGCCGGGGTGCCGCCGCGCACCATGGGCATCGGCCCGGTCCCGGCGACGGCGAAGGCGTTGCAGCGCGCCGGGATCAGCCTCGCGGACGTGGACCTGATCGAGCTCAACGAGGCGTTCGCGGCGCAGGTGCTGGCCTGCACGCGGGAGTGGGAGTTCAAGCCCGCCGACTTCGACCGCCTCAACGTCAACGGTTCCGGGATCTCGCTGGGCCACCCGATCGGCGCCACCGGCGCCCGGATCCTCGCGACGCTGTCGCGCGAGATGCACCGCCGCGACGCGCGCTACGGCCTGGAGACCATGTGCATCGGCGGCGGGCAGGGCCTCGCCGCGGTCTTCGAACGCGTCTGA
- a CDS encoding VOC family protein, with translation MARARTGGEAVKIYVTSVLVDDQRKALQFYTDVLGFQAKRDVPLGEHSWLTVVSPHAPDGVELLLEPDAHPAVKPYKEALVADGIPAASFQVDDVRAEFERLSSRGVRFTQEPVEMGEVTTAVFDDTCGNLIQIVQM, from the coding sequence ATGGCTCGCGCCAGAACCGGAGGAGAAGCCGTGAAGATCTACGTGACCAGCGTCCTCGTCGACGACCAGCGCAAGGCGCTGCAGTTCTACACCGACGTGCTCGGCTTCCAGGCCAAGCGCGACGTCCCGCTGGGGGAGCACAGCTGGCTGACCGTGGTGTCGCCGCACGCCCCGGACGGCGTCGAGCTGCTCCTGGAGCCGGACGCGCACCCCGCGGTGAAGCCGTACAAGGAGGCCCTGGTCGCCGACGGCATCCCGGCCGCGTCGTTCCAGGTCGACGACGTGCGCGCGGAGTTCGAGCGGCTCTCTTCGCGGGGCGTGCGGTTCACCCAGGAACCGGTCGAGATGGGTGAGGTGACCACCGCGGTCTTCGACGACACCTGCGGCAACCTCATCCAGATCGTCCAGATGTGA
- a CDS encoding cation diffusion facilitator family transporter — MWRKRTGHGHGHGHRWARLRHAVVPHHHDTADTVDRALETSRKGLRALWISFCGLAATAAGQAVLVAFTGSVALLGDTLHNVADALTAVPIAAAFLLARRAATRRFTYGFGRAEDLAGLVVLAVIAASAALAAWEAVERLVSPQRVEHLGWVAAAGLLGFAGNELVARYRIRVGREIGSAALVADGLHARADGFTSLAVLGSVAGAALGWWWADPVVGLLITGAILAVLCGSAAVVFARVLDAVDPELVGQAERALAATPGVRGVGDLRLRWVGHALRVEAELEVDADLSLVRAHRIAHDAEHRLWHALPRLGGAIVHAHPAGPQEAHELVAHHR, encoded by the coding sequence GTGTGGCGGAAGCGGACGGGGCACGGCCACGGCCACGGTCACCGGTGGGCGAGGTTGCGGCACGCGGTCGTGCCGCACCACCACGACACCGCCGACACCGTGGACCGGGCCCTGGAGACCAGTCGGAAGGGCTTGCGCGCGCTGTGGATCTCCTTCTGCGGCCTGGCCGCCACGGCGGCCGGGCAGGCCGTCCTGGTGGCGTTCACCGGGTCCGTCGCGCTGCTCGGCGACACGCTGCACAACGTCGCGGACGCGCTGACCGCGGTCCCGATCGCCGCCGCCTTCCTGCTGGCCCGGCGCGCGGCGACGCGCCGGTTCACCTACGGGTTCGGTCGCGCTGAGGACCTGGCCGGGCTGGTCGTCCTCGCCGTGATCGCGGCGTCGGCCGCGCTGGCGGCCTGGGAGGCGGTGGAGCGGCTGGTCTCCCCGCAGCGGGTCGAGCACCTGGGCTGGGTGGCCGCGGCGGGATTGCTCGGCTTCGCCGGCAACGAGCTCGTCGCGCGCTACCGCATCCGGGTCGGGCGGGAGATCGGTTCGGCCGCGCTGGTGGCCGACGGGCTGCACGCGCGGGCCGACGGCTTCACCAGCCTCGCCGTGCTCGGCTCGGTCGCCGGTGCTGCGCTGGGGTGGTGGTGGGCCGATCCGGTCGTCGGCCTGCTCATCACCGGCGCGATCCTCGCGGTGCTGTGCGGGTCCGCCGCGGTGGTGTTCGCGCGGGTGCTCGACGCCGTCGACCCCGAGCTCGTCGGGCAGGCCGAGCGCGCGCTGGCCGCCACGCCCGGCGTGCGGGGCGTCGGGGACCTGCGCCTGCGCTGGGTCGGGCACGCGCTGCGCGTCGAGGCCGAGCTGGAGGTCGACGCGGACCTCAGCCTCGTCCGGGCGCACCGCATCGCGCACGACGCCGAGCACCGGCTCTGGCACGCGCTGCCGAGGCTGGGCGGCGCGATCGTGCACGCCCACCCGGCGGGTCCCCAGGAGGCGCACGAGCTGGTCGCGCACCACCGGTGA
- a CDS encoding acyl-CoA dehydrogenase family protein, which translates to MNPELTDTQTAFKEMAAQFVDAEIVPHAREWDRREEVDLAIVRKLGELGFLGLTLPEAHGGVEADMVSYAVVVEELGRGDSSVRGIVSVSLGLVSKSIATWGTEEQKQRWLPALTSGEALGCFALTEPDAGSDPASLTTRARRDGDDWVITGQKMFITNGTWAEVALLFARTSDDGGRGITAFLVPTDSPGFTANPVHGKLGLRGQATAELVLDEVRVPDSARLGEVGKGLGIALGALTKGRISVAAGAVGVAQAALTAATRYAGERVQFGTPIASRQLVQELLADSAVEVEAARLLTLRAAALADRGVSRQELTTASSMAKLHASETAVRVANNALQVFGGYGFIDEYPVGKYLRDARVLTLYEGTSQVQKLIIGRSLTGVDALS; encoded by the coding sequence GTGAACCCCGAACTGACCGACACGCAGACCGCCTTCAAGGAGATGGCGGCGCAGTTCGTCGACGCCGAGATCGTGCCGCACGCGCGCGAGTGGGACCGCCGCGAGGAGGTCGACCTGGCGATCGTGCGCAAGCTCGGCGAGCTCGGGTTCCTCGGGCTCACGCTGCCCGAGGCCCACGGCGGGGTCGAGGCCGACATGGTCAGCTACGCGGTGGTCGTCGAGGAGCTCGGGCGCGGCGACTCCTCGGTGCGCGGCATCGTCTCGGTGTCGCTGGGGCTGGTGAGCAAGTCGATCGCCACCTGGGGCACGGAGGAGCAGAAGCAGCGCTGGTTGCCCGCGCTGACCAGCGGCGAGGCGCTCGGCTGCTTCGCGCTGACCGAACCCGACGCCGGGTCGGACCCGGCGTCGTTGACCACCCGCGCCCGGCGCGACGGCGACGACTGGGTGATCACCGGGCAGAAGATGTTCATCACCAACGGCACCTGGGCCGAGGTCGCCCTGCTGTTCGCGCGCACCAGCGACGACGGCGGGCGGGGCATCACGGCGTTCCTGGTGCCCACCGACTCGCCCGGCTTCACCGCCAACCCCGTGCACGGCAAGCTGGGCCTGCGCGGCCAGGCCACCGCGGAGCTGGTGCTCGACGAGGTGCGGGTGCCGGACTCGGCCCGGCTCGGCGAGGTCGGCAAGGGGCTGGGCATCGCGCTCGGCGCGCTGACCAAGGGCCGGATCTCGGTCGCGGCCGGCGCGGTCGGGGTGGCGCAGGCGGCGCTGACCGCGGCGACCCGCTACGCGGGGGAGCGCGTGCAGTTCGGCACGCCGATCGCCTCCCGGCAGCTGGTGCAGGAGCTGCTCGCGGACTCGGCCGTGGAGGTCGAGGCGGCGCGGCTGCTGACCTTGCGCGCCGCGGCGCTGGCCGACCGCGGGGTGTCGCGACAAGAGCTGACCACGGCGTCGTCGATGGCGAAGCTGCACGCGAGCGAGACCGCGGTCCGGGTGGCGAACAACGCGCTGCAGGTCTTCGGCGGGTACGGCTTCATCGACGAGTACCCGGTCGGCAAGTACCTCCGTGACGCCCGCGTCCTCACCCTCTACGAAGGCACCAGCCAGGTGCAGAAGCTCATCATCGGCCGGTCCCTCACCGGCGTCGACGCGCTCTCCTGA
- a CDS encoding metalloregulator ArsR/SmtB family transcription factor produces MSDVFKALADPTRRAILDELADRDGQTLFEICGRLAGKHGLGSSRQAISQHIDVLAQAGLVETRRDGRYKFHHLNTGPLRHLTDRWLAPEPEEKP; encoded by the coding sequence GTGAGTGACGTGTTCAAAGCGCTCGCGGACCCCACCCGGCGGGCGATCCTCGACGAGCTGGCCGACCGCGACGGCCAGACGCTGTTCGAGATCTGCGGCCGCCTGGCCGGCAAGCACGGGTTGGGGTCGTCCCGGCAGGCCATCTCGCAGCACATCGACGTGCTCGCGCAGGCGGGTCTGGTCGAGACCCGGAGGGACGGTCGCTACAAGTTCCACCACCTGAACACCGGACCGCTGCGCCACCTCACCGACCGATGGCTCGCGCCAGAACCGGAGGAGAAGCCGTGA